A part of Neoarius graeffei isolate fNeoGra1 chromosome 22, fNeoGra1.pri, whole genome shotgun sequence genomic DNA contains:
- the txnl4a gene encoding thioredoxin-like protein 4A — translation MSYMLPHLHNGWQVDQAILSEEDRVLVIRFGHDWDPTCMKMDEVLYSIAEKVKNFAVIYLVDITEVPDFNKMYELYDPCTVMFFFRNKHIMIDLGTGNNNKINWTMEDKQEMIDIIETVYRGARKGRGLVVSPKDYSTKYRY, via the exons ATGTCGTACATGCTTCCTCACCTCCACAACGGTTGGCAGGTGGACCAGGCCATTTTATCTGAAGAGGATCGTGTGCTTGTTATCCGGTTTGGCCATGACTGGGATCCTACATGCATGAAAATGGATGAAGTTTTGTACAGCATTGCTGAAAAG GTCAAGAATTTTGCCGTGATTTACCTGGTCGATATCACTGAAGTACCAGATTTCAACAAGATGTACGAGTTGTACGACCCCTGTACAGTCATGTTCTTCTTCAG GAACAAACACATCATGATTGACTTGGGCACGGGTAACAATAACAAGATCAACTGGACAATGGAGGACAAACAGGAGATGATAGACATTATTGAGACCGTCTACAGGGGAGCACGGAAAGGAAGAGGTCTCGTGGTGTCCCCTAAAGACTACTCGACTAAATACAgatactaa
- the adnp2b gene encoding activity-dependent neuroprotector homeobox protein 2b has product MYQFPVRGLEKIRRTRKKVKNILSEFGLEECASLSETLQDFDPGDSIFDATEWTDLSDGFNGKWKKKWTYRTQGLCCSLCKFSTRSWYSFRAHIHRYHDDEQSACSLSACSSCPFIGHPKVISKHYRLFHFENQKPESDTVTPLSAKALSGHTFQCRKCPVRDDLLYSMRKHVLINHYTVLLNRFAGQRADTDLKALGQMYRKFYCKVCGANADTSEHLLYHILTSDKHRELDLHINSLIFETDAKKPPPTLAPKIQGSPVLAGPPSQSLMTPVPAPGTVLPLANGGPRLLPPPNTAVLPVQASALVQLASAEAKGLLQPGQPMTIQNVQVPRTVSATLPNIGGTTPTPTLQPVIPRQQPVRLGVPGPLPPPSRQVLLPPGVQFNVPTVRGPPPQPMIVAPRFPLNQPTPRGTMLTSQSLLSHLIPTGNKVDGLPTYTLAPLQVLSVQANNVQVVSKAPLPVSQNNGIHQQNSQDSKQTKKWVTCPICNELFPSNIYDSHVEVHKDSSKKSKLGLAARAPFLKKMPDKTVKCLMCKILLSEKGIFEHLIHGLNCLFCPGMFYSIKQLVAHIQVEHNPTQKANCDFMRREYRLYTDESGHLLFPYFDINTTAPKEMMGEKELNLALVTNSLDLIFLKMTPMNPQAVCKMPMPKPDSLDCIFCSEKLLNMECYQMHLREKHYIVPTVHAILKMPAYKCIYCGGVYTGKTTVKAISVHISRCRAAPKTLKDAERINSGLTIGPRVSQGLISFPVPSRQTSAPVPGQLQASIPAPQSQETDAEMQSKLRLELAVREAIEANKREREARLARKRKLEKERLAGFSISAEMLDDPSVQFALDPAGMELRSFEARREFVNKYFNKQPYPLKKEIIALSGRLLLNKTDVACQFGSKRTRCMKQLQRNKAAVLLGFNMTELMKVKHNLLIPEIEPEKPSTETETQEPEEMNNVSEGEKLDETN; this is encoded by the exons ACTCTTCAGGACTTTGATCCAGGAGACAGCATTTTTGATGCTACTGAATGGACTGATTTATCAGATGGATTTAACGGCAAGTGGAAGAAAAAG tgGACCTACCGCACCCAAGGACTCTGCTGCTCATTGTGTAAATTTTCAACACGGTCCTGGTATTCCTTCAGGGCTCATATTCATCGCTATCATGATGATGAGCAGTCAGCCTGCAGTCTCTCTGCCTGCTCCTCCTGCCCATTTATCGGGCACCCTAAAGTCATCTCCAAGCACTATAGACTGTTCCATTTTGAAAACCAAAAGCCAGAATCTGACACGGTGACACCTCTGTCCGCTAAAGCATTAAGTGGTCATACGTTTCAGTGCCGAAAATGCCCCGTTCGTGATGATCTCTTGTACAGCATGAGAAAGCATGTTCTCATTAATCATTACACCGTACTGTTGAATCGCTTTGCTGGACAAAGAGCAGACACTGACTTGAAGGCCCTTGGGCAGATGTACCGGAAATTTTATTGTAAGGTCTGTGGTGCAAATGCAGACACCTCTGAGCACCTGCTCTATCACATCCTGACCTCGGACAAACACAGGGAACTGGATTTGCACATAAACTCTCTCATTTTTGAAACTGACGCTAAGAAGCCGCCTCCCACTCTCGCACCAAAGATCCAGGGTAGTCCTGTTCTAGCAGGGCCACCTAGCCAGTCGTTAATGACTCCTGTACCAGCTCCAGGCACAGTCTTACCATTGGCTAACGGTGGGCCTAGATTACTCCCTCCGCCGAATACAGCCGTTCTTCCTGTTCAAGCCTCAGCGCTGGTTCAGCTCGCCAGTGCTGAGGCAAAAGGTTTGCTACAGCCTGGTCAGCCAATGACCATCCAGAATGTTCAAGTTCCAAGAACTGTCTCTGCAACGCTGCCTAATATTGGAGGAACAACTCCAACCCCAACACTTCAGCCGGTTATTCCACGCCAACAGCCAGTCAGGCTTGGAGTCCCAggtcctcttcctcctccatccCGTCAAGTTCTACTTCCACCTGGGGTACAATTTAACGTCCCAACTGTAAGGGGTCCACCACCACAGCCGATGATCGTTGCTCCAAGGTTCCCCTTGAATCAGCCTACCCCTAGAGGTACCATGCTGACATCCCAGTCCCTTCTGAGTCATCTGATCCCCACAGGCAACAAAGTCGATGGGCTGCCTACCTATACTCTCGCACCATTACAAGTTTTGTCTGTCCAGGCAAACAATGTCCAAGTAGTCAGCAAAGCACCACTGCCAGTGTCCCAGAACAATGGTATACATCAGCAAAACTCCCAAGATTCCAAGCAGACCAAGAAATGGGTCACCTGCCCCATTTGTAATGAGCTTTTTCCTTCCAACATATATGACTCCCATGTGGAGGTCCATAAAGACTCATCCAAGAAGTCCAAGCTAGGCTTGGCTGCCCGAGCACCCTTTTTGAAGAAAATGCCCGACAAGACAGTGAAATGCCTGATGTGTAAAATCTTGCTGTCCGAAAAGGGTATTTTTGAACATTTGATTCATGGTTTGAACTGCTTGTTTTGTCCTGGGATGTTCTATTCCATCAAACAGCTGGTTGCGCATATACAAGTCGAACACAATCCAACCCAAAAAGCCAACTGTGACTTCATGAGACGAGAGTATCGTCTTTATACTGACGAGTCTGGCCACCTCTTGTTTCCCTATTTTGACATTAACACCACAGCCCCAAAAGAGATGATGGGCGAGAAAGAGCTTAACTTGGCCCTAGTTACTAATTCGCTTGATCTGATCTTTTTGAAGATGACGCCTATGAATCCGCAAGCCGTATGCAAGATGCCCATGCCTAAGCCGGACAGCTTGGACTGCATCTTTTGTTCTGAGAAGCTGTTGAACATGGAGTGCTATCAAATGCACCTGAGAGAAAAGCACTACATTGTACCTACCGTCCATGCCATACTTAAAATGCCAGCATACAAGTGCATCTACTGTGGTGGGGTGTACACAGGAAAAACAACGGTCAAAGCGATCAGCGTCCATATATCCAGATGTCGTGCTGCACCCAAAACCCTCAAAGACGCTGAAAGGATCAATTCTGGACTAACCATTGGCCCTAGAGTAAGCCAAGGTTTAATCTCATTCCCAGTACCCTCGAGACAGACTTCGGCTCCAGTCCCAGGACAACTCCAAGCATCGATTCCAGCACCTCAGTCCCAAGAGACGGATGCTGAAATGCAGAGCAAGTTAAGGTTGGAGCTGGctgtcagggaggccatagaagcTAATAAAAGAGAGAGGGAGGCCAGACTAGCAAGAAAAAGGAAGTTGGAGAAAGAGAGGTTAGCCGGTTTCTCTATTTCAGCTGAAATGCTGGACGATCCTTCCGTGCAGTTTGCTCTGGATCCTGCCGGAATGGAGTTGCGCTCCTTTGAGGCTCGGAGGGAATTCGTCAACAAGTACTTCAACAAGCAGCCATACCCACTCAAGAAAGAGATCATCGCCCTGAGCGGCCGACTGCTACTGAACAAAACCGACGTCGCCTGCCAGTTTGGCTCCAAACGTACCAGGTGTATGAAGCAACTGCAGCGAAACAAGGCTGCTGTCTTGTTAGGTTTCAACATGACGGAGCTAATGAAGGTGAAACACAACCTCCTCATTCCTGAAATAGAGCCGGAGAAGCCGTCCACAGAAACAGAAACGCAGGAGCCTGAGGAAATGAATAACGTCAGCGAAGGAGAAAAGCTTGACGAAACTAACTAG